One stretch of Campylobacter sp. CCS1377 DNA includes these proteins:
- a CDS encoding diguanylate cyclase, translating into MDFESDDFLSDFNFDQNETKEPQKINKISGGELEKFARAVLTQLVDDNVPPTPENFRIYFEKMIDGKSMTLQKKISELMEIESKKEDKQVLIENEVKRSFSSLKILLQDIAMIYKNTEVMVDLTHKRMSELSINSNSLTAINIIDTLKMDLERFSALLEKYSLNIKYSFEEVSQVYKSIEEQSDFDPKYGVYNKKFLLKTLDNFKEGFSKYNYQTSLIFLRVKESVFAKILSQKEKTILLKNISKILTKHIAKGDIIAHYENGIFVAILKHTNLNDAKKICEDLLSFIYNTNFFMSGIEIEMDLEAVLTCISDEFSNEKMIEKAINALELTGKETQQFAVIN; encoded by the coding sequence ATGGATTTTGAAAGCGATGATTTTTTATCAGATTTTAACTTCGATCAAAATGAAACAAAAGAACCTCAGAAAATAAATAAAATTAGTGGGGGAGAGCTTGAAAAATTTGCACGAGCGGTATTAACGCAACTTGTTGATGATAATGTTCCTCCAACTCCTGAAAATTTTAGAATTTATTTTGAAAAAATGATCGATGGAAAGTCCATGACTTTACAGAAAAAAATTTCTGAATTAATGGAAATTGAAAGCAAAAAAGAAGATAAACAAGTCTTGATAGAAAACGAAGTCAAACGAAGCTTCTCGTCTTTAAAAATCCTACTGCAAGATATAGCTATGATTTACAAAAACACAGAAGTAATGGTTGATCTTACCCACAAAAGAATGTCAGAGCTTTCTATAAATTCCAATAGCCTAACAGCAATTAATATAATTGATACTCTAAAGATGGATTTAGAGCGCTTTTCAGCTTTACTTGAAAAATATTCTTTAAATATCAAATACAGCTTTGAAGAAGTTTCGCAAGTTTATAAATCTATAGAAGAACAAAGTGATTTTGATCCCAAATATGGCGTTTATAATAAAAAATTCTTACTGAAAACTTTAGATAATTTCAAAGAAGGTTTTTCAAAGTATAACTATCAAACTTCTTTGATTTTTCTTAGAGTCAAAGAAAGCGTTTTTGCAAAAATTTTAAGTCAAAAAGAAAAAACTATTTTGTTGAAAAATATTTCTAAAATTCTTACAAAACACATAGCAAAAGGCGATATCATCGCACATTATGAAAACGGAATTTTTGTAGCTATTTTAAAACATACCAACTTAAATGATGCAAAAAAAATATGTGAAGATTTATTAAGCTTTATTTATAATACAAACTTTTTCATGAGTGGAATTGAAATTGAAATGGATTTGGAAGCGGTGCTTACTTGCATTAGCGATGAATTTAGCAATGAAAAAATGATAGAAAAAGCCATCAACGCTTTGGAACTTACAGGCAAAGAAACACAGCAATTTGCTGTGATAAATTAA
- the clpP gene encoding ATP-dependent Clp endopeptidase proteolytic subunit ClpP: MFIPYVIEKTSRGERSYDIYSRLLKDRIIMLSGEIDDNLAASIVAQFLFLEAEDPDKDIYLYINSPGGVVTSGFSIYDTMNYIKPDVCTICIGQAASMGAFLLSCGTEGKRFALPNSRIMIHQPLGGARGQATDIEIQAKEILRLKSILNNILAKNTKQKLSKVEKDTDRDFFMSAAEAKDYGLIDKVLEKSFK; encoded by the coding sequence ATGTTTATCCCTTATGTTATAGAAAAAACAAGTAGAGGCGAAAGAAGCTATGACATCTACTCAAGACTTCTAAAAGATAGAATTATTATGTTAAGTGGCGAGATAGATGATAATCTTGCCGCTTCGATAGTGGCACAATTTTTATTTTTAGAAGCAGAAGATCCCGACAAAGACATTTATCTTTATATCAATTCTCCAGGTGGTGTTGTAACAAGTGGCTTTAGCATTTATGATACGATGAATTACATAAAGCCGGATGTTTGCACTATTTGCATAGGTCAAGCTGCTTCTATGGGAGCGTTTTTGTTAAGTTGTGGAACAGAAGGTAAACGCTTTGCTTTGCCAAATTCACGCATTATGATTCATCAACCTTTGGGTGGAGCACGCGGACAAGCAACAGATATAGAAATTCAAGCAAAAGAAATTTTAAGATTAAAGTCAATTCTAAATAACATCTTAGCCAAAAATACTAAGCAAAAACTCTCAAAAGTCGAAAAAGATACAGATAGGGATTTTTTTATGAGTGCAGCTGAAGCAAAAGACTATGGACTTATCGATAAGGTTTTAGAAAAAAGCTTTAAATAA